One region of Macrobrachium rosenbergii isolate ZJJX-2024 chromosome 20, ASM4041242v1, whole genome shotgun sequence genomic DNA includes:
- the LOC136849322 gene encoding WAS/WASL-interacting protein family member 1-like: protein MLSHSTSSSGSSSSDKSAEESDISPTPSSSSGNPDVPRKHHHQTPPGNIPPTPTPPPGNLPPPPPPSSSSATPSGAPRPSDPAHSPVPTTSPPSAVPSSVTPSLNTTISASTFHAINVALHAAVTAAYVGVLKCAGVSPWVRLGAGALFAAHPVHVEAVAGVVGRAELLAALAFCLALAAYIKYLRGRDDTDRVSGEEEEEEEEVGE from the coding sequence ATGCTGTCGCACAGCaccagcagcagcggcagcagcagcagcgacaaGAGCGCTGAGGAAAGCGACATTTCCCcgacaccctcctcctcctcagggaaTCCGGACGTCCCGCGAAAACATCATCATCAGACGCCCCCTGGGAATattcctcctactcctactccacCTCCTGGgaaccttcctcctccccctcctccttcttcttcttctgctacccCTTCAGGCGCGCCCCGCCCTTCGGACCCCGCCCATTCTCCAGTGCCAACCACGTCACCCCCTTCTGCTGTGCCTTCTTCAGTGACGCCATCGCTCAATACCACCATCTCGGCTTCCACCTTCCACGCCATCAACGTCGCCCTCCATGCCGCCGTCACCGCCGCCTACGTGGGCGTCCTCAAGTGCGCGGGCGTGAGCCCCTGGGTGCGGCTAGGTGCCGGCGCCCTTTTCGCAGCCCACCCGGTGCACGTGGAGGCCGTGGCCGGCGTGGTGGGGAGGGCGGAGCTCTTAGCCGCCCTAGCTTTCTGCCTGGCACTGGCCGCCTACATCAAGTATCTCCGAGGGCGTGATGACACCGACAGGGTatctggggaggaggaggaggaggaggaggaggtgggggagtaA